Genomic window (Kosakonia sp. BYX6):
TGCCAGGAGTCGCTGTAACAGCCAGCTTGTGACTGTGGTACCAATCAGTACAACCGCGCCAGATCCCGCCAAAGACTACCATCACGCGTTACGCCAAAACCCGATTCCGGGAAATGAGCATATTCCTTGCTGGGCAAAGTGCGACATGATTAATGTCGTTTCGCTCGAACGCCTCGACAGAATTAAAAATGCAGGATGGGGGCGAGATAATTATATTGTCCCGACAATTGAGCGAGACGAGCTTGAAATGATTAAGCATGGAATATTGCATGGGCTGGGTATGTCGTATCTAGTTTTATAAGTTATTCTTTAAATTATTACGGCTGCCTGTAATTATGAATGTACAGTGTTTTACTTGACATAAAACTCTCACCAGCTAATATTGCCGCTGTTCCCTTATGGGACTTGTAAGACTTCCAGAATACCGGAAGCCAGGCGCGACAAGATGGCGATGACAAGCCTGTCGCCCCCTGTGAAAAGGCACCTTTTTAGGTGCCTTTGTCTTTTCTGCGTTTACAGCTTTTCGCAAATCGCCAGATTGATGCGCACGAATTCATCCCAGGGGATGATCGCGGCGAGGTTTTGCCGGTAATACTCTTCAACACGGCACACCAGCGGGCGCTGTTCGTAGATGCGGCACAAATGGCTGTCGTCATCGAAATGGCGGCATGCCCCGTCGCCGCGATCGAGAAACGCGGTTTCGGGGCTGGCGTTCACCCTGCGACAACATTTGCCGCAGGCGGTGCAAGGGAACGGCGTGAGTGGCGCATCAGGCATCGGTGAGCCGGTCGGAAAGCCGCTGCGCCTGCGTCAGCGCGTCGCGGTTGGCCTGCATTTCGCTGTTTGCCACATCCAGCGTTGCCGTGACTTTCTGCGTCATTTCCGTAAACCACGGCGTGAGGATGTCGCGCACTTCGTCCGCCATCGCTTTCTCAAATTTAGCGGCAATATCGCGGGAAATGTCCTCGACTTCCTGCATAAAACGCTCGCGTTCGCGGGCATAGTGTTCAGACTGCTCGCGCAAGCGTTTTTCTTGCGGATCTTCAGCCACCATATCCCAAAGCGTGCTGATCACCGTCACGGCAGTGCCGACGTAAGGGATCCATTTCCCGACCACCAACGTACCCCATTTTTCCATGGTTTTTGGGCCGATGCCTTTCATCACCGACGGCAGCCACTCTTTCACCAGCTTCAGCCCGGCCACCACATGCTCGGGTTTGGCGACGCTGCCCACCGTGCCAACGGCGCTTTTCACCGCATCGGCATTCACTTTATCCAGCAGACCTTTGTTGGCTGGCATTGTCTCATCGGTTCCCGGCTGGATGCCCTGTACTTGCACATTATTGTGATGGGGCGCGCCCGCCAGCGCAGTTTCCAGCGCCTGCACATCCTGCGCGAATTGGCTGCTCAGAAACGCGGTTTCGTCTGTCAGCACCCGGTTCACATTGTCGACCGCTTCATGGTAAATCGCGCCAATGGTTTGCTGGCAATGCTGCGGATCCTGCTGGAGCGCGGTTTTGCTGCGCGTTTGCAGTATCAAACGGTTACGCGCAATCTCTTTGTTCACTTCACGCTGGCAGGCGGCCTGTGCGGCAAGGAGATTTTTCAGCAGCGTGTTGTACTGGCGCACCGCGTCGTCACCGCTGTTTTGCATCAACGAGGCGAGCAACGTGTCGAGGAAATCGTGCAGCGAGTGCGCAAGTTGCTTGCTGATGTCGTCCGGCGTAATGCTGTCGATAAAGCCGGTCAACGCCGTTTCGAACGCCGGGTAGCCGCTGTATTCAATAAGGCCTGGCTTTTGGCGCAGCTTGCCATCCAGCGCGCGTTGCGCGTTGACACGCCAAATGGGAATGTCGGCTAAAACCGCGTCCATTCCTTTCGCAGCGGCAAGCTCTTGCAGGCGCATCCGCGTGCTGTTCTTCAGCCGGGTAAACAGCTCAACGGAAAAGTCCTCTTTTTCATTGAACACCAGAAACAGCTTTTTGCCCTGCGCCAGCAGGTCAATCATCACCTGCAACGTTTTCATCTCTTCCGCCGCGCCGGAAGGGTTTACAACGAAAACAATGGCATCCACGTTGAGCATCTGCTGTTGTGTCACTTTTTCGTGATCCAGCGGCGCATCCACGCCGGGCGTATCCAGAATGGCATACTGCCCCCAGCGGTATTCGTCCACGCGATCGGTCAGCGGAAAATCGCCCGTCGGTGCCGTTTCCGCGCCCAGCAGGGCGTTAATCAGCGTGCTTTTACCGGCGTTATACACGCCGTAAACCATAATGCTCGCATCGGGTTTACGCATTTTCTCTGCAAACCTGGCCGCTACCGGGCGAAACGCGGGTTCCAGCGCGGGATAGTGGCGCACAAAGGCTTCAGTGTCGTGATAAATGCGATAAAGATCGTTTAAGGAAAGCGTCATCACTGGTTTTCCTGGTGCAGAATCCGCTGGGTTTCCAGCAAAAGATGTTCAATAGCGAGGCTCATCGTCGCGACTTCACGTTTAAGCGCGTCGGTCAGCGCCTCGCTCTCGGTTAACAACTGCGTGGTAAGTTGGTCGGCAAGCGCGCGAATGGCGCTGGCGACAGACGCGCAATAGCGCTCAATGGCCTGCGCCTGGATTGCGCTCAGGTTGTCGCCCACCGTCAATTCAATGGTGCGCGTCCCCATTCTGGGGCCGGTGCTGAGCGCACCGCCCGCACCGCCGCCAATCGTCATCCCTACCGCCGCGCCCGCCGGGCCGCCTAACGCAAAACCGAGGGCTGCGCCGGCAAGTGCCCCCAGCCCGCTGTTGCGTTTGCGGTTGCCTTTTACGACTTCACCGGGGATCTCTTCGGTGATTTTCTCTAAAGAGAAGTTCGGCAGCGTCAGCGTCGAGGCCTGCCAGCTATCGCTCATCGCGGTTTTAAACTCGCGCGTAATGTCGCGAAACAGCTCGGCGATGGCCTCCACCACCACCTCTTGATGCACCGTGTCCCACCGTGTGCGCGCCTGGCGAAGTTGGCTGTTGATGGCGGATTCGTCATCCCGCAGCGCCAGCAGCGCATCAAACGTGTCGTCGACACTCGCCCGCATGCGCGATTGTGCGTGACGAACTTGCCGGATAATGGTCTGCGCCAATGTACGCTGCAACTTTTTAAACGTCTCACCAAACAGGGCAATTTGCTGGTGATACGGCGCCAGATCGTCGATGCAAACAGTCAGGAATTTATGGAAATTATTCAGCGGCACATGGCGTTTGATGCGCACTCCCTCGGCGTGCGACAGCGTGTGCAGAGTGGCAAACAACTGCGCCATGCCGCTCTCTGCCATGTGCTGTTCGTCGTCGAAGAAACGCTGAGCAACCTGCGCCGAAATTGAAATAATTTCGACGTTTTCGCGCGCAATGCCGTCCGCATTAAGCTCTTTCGCGACATAGTCCCTTTGCGCCAGCCGGGTAGGCGCAGGCTTCATCATTTTGCCTTTGATTACCATCCGGTCGTTTTCGTCGTCCCAGTCCTCGTCAGGCGTGTCGCTGCCGGTGATTAACAGTAGCGTCTGCTTTTTCTGATCGAGTAGCTGGCGAATCTCCTGCAAATCGCTGGCGCGTCCGGGCGCACTGGAACTCATGGTGTAGAGGATCAGATCGGCATGCTGGACGTATTCCTGCGCCAATTCGCCGTTGCACTGTTTCACCGAATGCAGGCCGGGAGAGTCCACCCACGTCAGGCCGGGCAGACGAAAGCCCTGAATCGAGCTGGTGGCTTCGGTGCCATCAACGCGAAATTGCTGGTTTTGCTCCGCTTCGCGCGGCGCGTCGCCATTTTCCGCCTCGGTGTTTTCATGGGAAAACCAGGCCGGATGTTGGTTGGCAGGCAGGCTATCTTTGGTTTGTTGCGTCGGATCGGTCTGCCCCCAGGCCATATAGTTACCGAGCGAGCTTTTGCCGGACTTCACCTTGCCGAACACAAACACCAATAGTGAATCTTCAAAACCCTGGCGGAAAGCCAGCCCTTTATCGCGATGCTGTAAACGTTCGCGCCAGCGCTGATCCTGCTGCTGAAGGCTGTGGATGAAATGTTTGATTTGCTCGCTGAGCGGGTTATTGGCTGGCAATGTGTTCATGGCCTGGTGAAGATGGCTCGCCATCTGCGCCTGGAACACCTGGTAAGCGCGCTGGAACTGGTCGTCCATGGTTTGCGCCTCGGCAAGCGCAGAGGCAAACCGCCCTTCGAGCGCCTGAAACGAGGCCAACAACGTTTCACGTAACATGCTTACTCTCCCTGTAATTGCGCGCGTAATTTTTCCAGCCTACGCAGGTACGATCGCATCTCTTTTAGGGTGTCGTCGCAGTCGGTAATCAACTCGTCGGCATCGTAAATTTCGGGGCAGGGAATCAGTTGAGCGTCATAAAACCCTTCAAAATCCGTGAGACTTTTGCGGGTCTTGCTGTCAAGCAGGCCCAGCGCGTAGTCGATAACAAACGGCACGCTCACTTCGCGTTTTAAAATCTCGCCGTCATTACTCAACACCGCCGCGAAAGGTTTCGCGGAGCGGTAATGCACTTCAATCCACTCTTGCAGCGCCACCGCGAACTCTTCAGCCGAGGCCTGGCCTTGCTCGCGAAACGCGGACTGAACGGCAAGGCGCTGTTCGCTTTTGTTACGCGCCGCGCGCGCTTGTTCGGCCCTTTCCCGACGACGCCGTTCTTCATCATCGCCATTGCCATTGGCGCTGTTGTCGTCATCGCTTGATGATGCCAGCAGCGCGCCCAAACCCAGTAATGCGCCGCCAATCAACCAGGGTAATGCCATTTTCCCGCTCCTTAACGAATGTTGCGCAGTGCTGCGGCGTGGGAATCCATCCTCTGACGAAACGCTTTAACGGCAAGGTTGAATGCCGCAAAACCGTCAATCAGTTGTGCTTTGGTGTCCGATTTGATCTGCGCCACCTCGGCTTCGGCACGCTTCATCCCGGCAATGAGTTCATTCACCGCCACCAATTGACGCTCGCGCTGCACCGCCGAAACGCCCGCAAACCGCTGCAAATAGTGCTCAAGTTCCTGAATGTGGCTGGCGCGCACCAGGCCTTGTTTATTTTGTGTCATGCCGGTTTTAAAACGGGTACCGGATAAGGTGAAACAACGGGGAGAGAAATTCAGGTCGCTGCGGCACTGCTCAAGAATGCGTTTTTCAATGGCGTCGATTTTTTCCGCGCTTT
Coding sequences:
- a CDS encoding GTPase, with protein sequence MTLSLNDLYRIYHDTEAFVRHYPALEPAFRPVAARFAEKMRKPDASIMVYGVYNAGKSTLINALLGAETAPTGDFPLTDRVDEYRWGQYAILDTPGVDAPLDHEKVTQQQMLNVDAIVFVVNPSGAAEEMKTLQVMIDLLAQGKKLFLVFNEKEDFSVELFTRLKNSTRMRLQELAAAKGMDAVLADIPIWRVNAQRALDGKLRQKPGLIEYSGYPAFETALTGFIDSITPDDISKQLAHSLHDFLDTLLASLMQNSGDDAVRQYNTLLKNLLAAQAACQREVNKEIARNRLILQTRSKTALQQDPQHCQQTIGAIYHEAVDNVNRVLTDETAFLSSQFAQDVQALETALAGAPHHNNVQVQGIQPGTDETMPANKGLLDKVNADAVKSAVGTVGSVAKPEHVVAGLKLVKEWLPSVMKGIGPKTMEKWGTLVVGKWIPYVGTAVTVISTLWDMVAEDPQEKRLREQSEHYARERERFMQEVEDISRDIAAKFEKAMADEVRDILTPWFTEMTQKVTATLDVANSEMQANRDALTQAQRLSDRLTDA
- a CDS encoding dynamin family protein; amino-acid sequence: MLRETLLASFQALEGRFASALAEAQTMDDQFQRAYQVFQAQMASHLHQAMNTLPANNPLSEQIKHFIHSLQQQDQRWRERLQHRDKGLAFRQGFEDSLLVFVFGKVKSGKSSLGNYMAWGQTDPTQQTKDSLPANQHPAWFSHENTEAENGDAPREAEQNQQFRVDGTEATSSIQGFRLPGLTWVDSPGLHSVKQCNGELAQEYVQHADLILYTMSSSAPGRASDLQEIRQLLDQKKQTLLLITGSDTPDEDWDDENDRMVIKGKMMKPAPTRLAQRDYVAKELNADGIARENVEIISISAQVAQRFFDDEQHMAESGMAQLFATLHTLSHAEGVRIKRHVPLNNFHKFLTVCIDDLAPYHQQIALFGETFKKLQRTLAQTIIRQVRHAQSRMRASVDDTFDALLALRDDESAINSQLRQARTRWDTVHQEVVVEAIAELFRDITREFKTAMSDSWQASTLTLPNFSLEKITEEIPGEVVKGNRKRNSGLGALAGAALGFALGGPAGAAVGMTIGGGAGGALSTGPRMGTRTIELTVGDNLSAIQAQAIERYCASVASAIRALADQLTTQLLTESEALTDALKREVATMSLAIEHLLLETQRILHQENQ
- a CDS encoding YkgJ family cysteine cluster protein — protein: MPDAPLTPFPCTACGKCCRRVNASPETAFLDRGDGACRHFDDDSHLCRIYEQRPLVCRVEEYYRQNLAAIIPWDEFVRINLAICEKL